A genomic segment from Micromonospora echinaurantiaca encodes:
- a CDS encoding NAD(P)H-dependent flavin oxidoreductase, translating into MTGEPWRDLFGSTTPLVGAPMAGGATTVALVRAVTAAGGFGFLAAGYRTAEAVAADLADLRATGTPCGVNLFVPGPREIDEAAFHAYAHRIAAEGEPYGLDLAAATPVHDDDHWADKIDLLLADPVPVVSFTFGLPDPAAVAALRRAGTRVLVTVTSADEARAAADLGVDGLVAQGTEAGGHSGTHTPRRPAPPVSTGPLVRAAAAATDLPVLATGGVAGPDDVRDLLAAGAAAVAVGTLLLRTDESGASRTHRDALADPARTGTVLTRAFTGRPARGLRNAFIDRYEPHAPLGYPELHHLTRGMRAAAAGAGHPERVHLWAGTGYRNATTGPAAAVVERLTATL; encoded by the coding sequence GTGACCGGTGAACCCTGGCGCGACCTGTTCGGCAGCACGACGCCGCTGGTCGGCGCCCCGATGGCCGGTGGCGCCACCACTGTCGCGCTGGTGCGGGCGGTCACCGCGGCCGGCGGTTTCGGGTTCCTCGCCGCCGGCTACCGCACCGCCGAGGCGGTCGCCGCCGACCTGGCCGACCTGCGCGCCACCGGCACGCCGTGCGGGGTGAACCTGTTCGTGCCCGGCCCCCGCGAGATCGACGAGGCCGCCTTCCACGCCTACGCCCACCGGATCGCCGCCGAGGGCGAGCCGTACGGCCTCGACCTGGCCGCCGCGACGCCGGTGCACGACGACGACCACTGGGCCGACAAGATCGACCTGCTGCTCGCCGACCCGGTGCCGGTGGTCAGCTTCACCTTCGGGCTGCCCGACCCGGCGGCGGTGGCCGCGCTGCGCCGCGCCGGCACCCGGGTGCTGGTCACGGTGACCTCGGCCGACGAGGCGCGCGCCGCCGCCGACCTGGGCGTCGACGGTCTCGTCGCCCAGGGCACCGAGGCCGGCGGGCACAGCGGCACCCACACACCGCGCCGGCCCGCCCCGCCGGTCTCCACCGGCCCGCTGGTACGCGCCGCGGCCGCGGCGACCGACCTGCCCGTGCTGGCCACCGGCGGCGTGGCCGGCCCCGACGACGTACGCGACCTGCTCGCCGCCGGCGCGGCCGCGGTGGCGGTCGGCACCCTGCTGCTGCGCACCGACGAGAGCGGCGCCAGCCGCACCCACCGCGACGCGCTGGCCGACCCGGCCCGAACCGGCACCGTCCTCACCCGGGCGTTCACCGGGCGGCCGGCGCGCGGGCTGCGCAACGCCTTCATCGACCGGTACGAGCCGCACGCGCCGCTCGGCTACCCGGAGCTGCACCACCTGACCCGGGGCATGCGGGCGGCGGCCGCCGGCGCCGGGCACCCGGAGCGGGTGCACCTGTGGGCCGGCACCGGCTACCGGAACGCCACCACCGGCCCGGCCGC
- the cydB gene encoding cytochrome d ubiquinol oxidase subunit II has translation MELTTIWFLLVAVLFTGYFILEGFDFGVGMLLPVLGRDDRERRVLINTIGPVWDGNEVWLITAGGAMFAAFPEWYATLFSGFYLPLLLILLALIARGVAFEYRHKRPEPSWKRRWDAAIFFGSLVPAVLWGVAFANILRGVPLDADHEYVGGLLDLLNPYALLGGATTAALFLTHGAVFIALKTVGEVRERAGALAVRLGVGAALLAVAFLTWTLSIRSSAAAVVLAVAAALALLGGLAAARVRREGWAFTGTAVAIGLAVATLFAALFPNVLPSTLDAAGTLTASNAASTPYTLKIMTWVAVVFTPIVLAYQGWTYWVFRKRIGVAHIPQH, from the coding sequence GTGGAACTCACGACCATCTGGTTCCTGCTCGTCGCCGTCCTGTTCACCGGCTACTTCATCCTGGAGGGCTTTGACTTCGGCGTCGGCATGCTGCTGCCTGTGCTCGGCCGCGACGACCGGGAACGCCGCGTGCTGATCAACACCATCGGGCCGGTGTGGGACGGCAACGAGGTGTGGCTGATCACCGCCGGCGGCGCCATGTTCGCCGCCTTCCCCGAGTGGTACGCCACCCTCTTCTCCGGCTTCTACCTGCCGCTGCTGCTGATCCTGCTGGCGCTGATCGCCCGCGGCGTCGCCTTCGAGTACCGGCACAAGCGCCCCGAGCCGTCCTGGAAGCGGCGCTGGGACGCGGCGATCTTCTTCGGCTCGCTGGTGCCGGCGGTGCTGTGGGGGGTGGCCTTCGCCAACATCCTGCGCGGCGTGCCGCTGGACGCCGACCACGAGTACGTCGGCGGCCTGCTCGACCTGCTCAACCCGTACGCCCTGCTCGGCGGCGCGACCACCGCGGCGCTGTTCCTCACCCACGGCGCGGTGTTCATCGCGCTGAAGACCGTCGGCGAGGTGCGCGAGCGGGCCGGCGCCCTCGCGGTGCGCCTGGGCGTCGGCGCCGCGCTGCTGGCGGTGGCGTTCCTGACCTGGACGCTGAGCATCCGCTCCAGCGCGGCCGCCGTCGTGCTCGCCGTCGCCGCGGCACTCGCCCTGCTCGGTGGTCTCGCCGCCGCCCGGGTACGCCGGGAGGGCTGGGCGTTCACCGGCACCGCGGTGGCCATCGGCCTGGCGGTGGCGACCCTGTTCGCGGCGCTGTTCCCGAACGTGCTGCCGTCCACCCTGGACGCGGCCGGGACGCTGACCGCCAGCAACGCCGCCTCCACCCCCTACACCCTGAAGATCATGACCTGGGTGGCGGTGGTGTTCACCCCGATCGTGCTGGCCTACCAGGGCTGGACGTACTGGGTGTTCCGCAAGCGGATCGGCGTCGCCCACATCCCGCAGCACTGA